Proteins from one Planctomyces sp. SH-PL62 genomic window:
- a CDS encoding STAS domain-containing protein, with translation MAATQLKHLRLRDVDGVAVVSFVGSQLMYATDLVLDIGEELKSVVNDLHHTKVLLEFDAVQYVSSTMLGQLAHLEREIRAAKGQLKICGLGPVLRDTFRIGRFDSLFAIYDDEASALKNFH, from the coding sequence ATGGCTGCCACGCAGCTCAAGCATCTGCGACTTCGCGACGTCGACGGCGTCGCGGTGGTCAGCTTCGTCGGCTCCCAATTGATGTACGCCACGGATCTGGTGCTCGACATCGGCGAGGAGCTGAAATCCGTCGTGAACGACCTGCACCACACCAAGGTGCTGCTCGAATTCGACGCCGTCCAGTACGTCTCCAGCACGATGCTCGGGCAGCTCGCCCACCTCGAGCGCGAGATCCGCGCCGCCAAGGGCCAGCTCAAGATCTGCGGCCTGGGCCCGGTCCTCCGCGACACGTTCCGGATCGGTCGGTTCGACTCCCTTTTCGCGATCTACGACGACGAGGCGTCGGCCCTCAAGAACTTCCACTGA
- the gdhA gene encoding NADP-specific glutamate dehydrogenase: MPNVAAQIERIYRDVVHRNPGELEFHQAVKEVIESLVPVLRKHPHYAEHRIIERICEPERQIIFRVPWQDDAGQVQINRGFRVQFNSALGPYKGGLRFHPSVYLGIVKFLGFEQIFKNAVTGMPIGGAKGGSDFDPKGRSDGEVMRFCQSFMTELHRHIGEYTDVPAGDIGVGAREIGYLFGQYKRLTNRYESATLTGKSPTWGGALVRREATGYGVAFFLDEMLQARGESLDGKTCVVSGSGNVAVYAIEKIHELGGKVVACSDSDGVIHHKAGIDLDTLKQLKEVERRRIKDYVDIHRDAEYHPGACIWHVPCDVAVPCATQNELDGEAAKRLVANGCRAVAEGANMPTNPEGIKVFQDAGVAYGPGKAANAGGVSTSALEMQQNASRDAWSFDFTERRLREIMKEIHRSCYETAEEYGSPGNYVLGANIVGFTRVAEPMVAFGVI; encoded by the coding sequence ATGCCGAATGTCGCCGCTCAGATTGAGCGCATCTACCGAGACGTGGTCCATCGCAACCCCGGCGAGCTCGAATTCCACCAGGCCGTTAAGGAAGTGATCGAAAGCCTGGTGCCGGTCCTGAGGAAGCATCCCCATTACGCGGAGCACCGGATCATCGAGCGGATCTGCGAGCCGGAGCGTCAGATCATCTTCCGGGTCCCCTGGCAGGACGACGCGGGCCAAGTCCAGATCAACCGGGGCTTCCGCGTCCAGTTCAACTCGGCGCTCGGGCCTTACAAGGGGGGACTCCGCTTCCATCCCTCGGTCTACCTGGGCATCGTCAAGTTCCTGGGGTTCGAGCAGATCTTCAAGAACGCGGTCACGGGGATGCCGATCGGCGGCGCCAAGGGGGGCTCCGACTTCGACCCCAAGGGGCGTTCCGACGGCGAGGTGATGCGGTTCTGCCAGAGCTTCATGACCGAGCTGCACCGGCATATCGGCGAGTACACCGACGTCCCGGCCGGCGACATCGGGGTCGGGGCGCGGGAGATCGGCTACCTGTTCGGGCAGTACAAGCGGCTGACCAACCGCTATGAGTCGGCCACGCTCACCGGCAAGAGCCCGACCTGGGGCGGCGCGCTCGTCCGTCGCGAGGCCACCGGCTACGGCGTCGCCTTCTTCCTCGACGAGATGCTCCAGGCCCGCGGCGAGTCCCTCGACGGCAAGACCTGCGTCGTCTCCGGCTCCGGCAACGTCGCCGTCTACGCCATCGAGAAGATCCACGAGCTCGGCGGCAAGGTCGTCGCCTGCTCCGACTCCGACGGCGTCATCCACCACAAGGCGGGGATCGACCTCGACACCCTCAAGCAGCTCAAGGAGGTCGAGCGGCGGCGGATCAAGGACTACGTCGACATCCACCGCGACGCCGAGTACCACCCCGGCGCGTGCATCTGGCACGTGCCGTGCGACGTCGCCGTCCCCTGCGCCACCCAGAACGAGCTCGACGGCGAGGCCGCCAAGCGGCTGGTGGCCAACGGCTGCCGGGCCGTCGCCGAGGGGGCGAACATGCCCACGAACCCCGAGGGGATCAAGGTCTTCCAGGACGCCGGCGTGGCCTACGGCCCCGGCAAGGCGGCCAACGCCGGCGGCGTCTCCACCTCCGCGCTGGAGATGCAGCAGAACGCCAGCCGCGACGCCTGGAGCTTCGACTTCACCGAGCGCCGGCTCCGGGAGATCATGAAGGAAATCCATCGGTCTTGCTACGAGACGGCCGAGGAGTACGGCAGCCCCGGGAATTACGTCCTCG
- the ruvX gene encoding Holliday junction resolvase RuvX, translating into MGRVLGIDFGVKRVGAAISDPGGSIATPLEVYERRDPAQDARHYKQLVAEDEIERIVIGLPIHTSGRESESAVKARAWGAWLAETTGLPVFYYDERYTTVLAEDVLIEVGFSRQKRKGMRDMLAARILLQNYLDAGCPEIEERPQSLADEAEPAS; encoded by the coding sequence ATGGGGCGGGTGCTGGGGATCGACTTCGGTGTGAAGCGCGTCGGCGCGGCGATCAGCGACCCCGGGGGCTCGATCGCGACGCCGCTGGAAGTCTACGAGCGCCGGGACCCCGCCCAGGACGCGCGGCACTACAAGCAACTGGTGGCCGAGGACGAGATCGAGCGGATCGTCATCGGCCTCCCCATTCATACGAGCGGCCGCGAGAGCGAATCCGCCGTCAAGGCCCGCGCCTGGGGCGCCTGGCTGGCCGAGACCACCGGGCTCCCCGTGTTCTACTACGACGAGCGATATACGACCGTCCTGGCCGAGGACGTCCTCATCGAGGTCGGCTTCTCGCGCCAGAAGCGCAAGGGGATGCGCGACATGCTCGCCGCCCGCATTCTGTTGCAAAATTATCTGGACGCCGGCTGCCCCGAGATCGAAGAGCGTCCCCAGTCCCTCGCCGACGAGGCGGAGCCCGCGTCATGA
- a CDS encoding mannose-1-phosphate guanylyltransferase, with product MLFAIIMAGGSGTRFWPKSRRNRPKQLLNLHGDSTMLQQTVERIAPLVPAERVLIITGADQAEATRAQLPQLPTANVIAEPCPRDTAPCVGLAAEIVAAQDPDGTMIVMPADHVIGPIDVFLKTVEAAVAVIDADPSALVTFGIKPNRPETGYGYIERGELIETRDGVAVNRVVQFREKPDRETAEKFLASGSFAWNSGIFLWRARTILQEIRRHKPLLGVALDRVGEAWGTAAGPDVLAAEFPKMERTPIDKAVMEKAANVKVLEVTYDWNDVGDWRALRSLLPADEHGNAVQGDVIAIDTKDSILISDDGGLVATLGLDDVVVVQSGKATFVARRDHLDQLKALVESLDGRGYGAYL from the coding sequence ATGCTCTTCGCGATCATCATGGCGGGAGGCAGCGGGACGAGGTTCTGGCCCAAGAGCCGCCGCAATCGGCCGAAACAGCTCCTGAATCTGCACGGCGACTCGACGATGCTCCAGCAGACCGTCGAGCGAATCGCCCCGCTCGTCCCCGCCGAGCGCGTGCTGATCATAACCGGGGCCGACCAGGCCGAGGCCACCCGCGCCCAACTTCCCCAGCTTCCCACCGCCAACGTGATCGCCGAACCCTGCCCGCGCGACACCGCGCCCTGCGTGGGGCTGGCCGCCGAGATCGTCGCCGCCCAGGACCCGGACGGCACGATGATCGTCATGCCCGCCGATCATGTCATCGGGCCGATCGACGTCTTCCTGAAGACCGTCGAGGCGGCCGTCGCGGTCATCGACGCCGACCCCTCCGCCCTGGTCACCTTCGGCATCAAGCCGAACCGCCCCGAGACCGGCTACGGCTACATCGAGCGCGGGGAGCTGATCGAGACCCGCGACGGCGTGGCCGTCAATCGGGTCGTCCAGTTCCGCGAGAAGCCCGACCGCGAGACAGCCGAGAAATTCCTCGCCTCGGGCTCGTTCGCCTGGAACTCCGGCATCTTCCTCTGGCGGGCGCGGACGATCCTCCAGGAGATCCGCCGCCACAAGCCGCTCCTCGGCGTCGCGCTCGACCGCGTCGGCGAGGCCTGGGGGACCGCCGCCGGCCCGGACGTCCTCGCCGCCGAGTTCCCCAAGATGGAACGCACGCCGATCGACAAGGCGGTGATGGAGAAGGCCGCCAACGTCAAGGTGCTGGAAGTCACCTACGACTGGAACGACGTCGGCGACTGGCGGGCCCTCCGCTCGCTCCTCCCGGCCGACGAACACGGCAACGCCGTCCAGGGGGACGTGATCGCGATCGACACCAAGGACTCGATCCTCATCTCCGACGACGGCGGCCTGGTCGCGACCCTGGGGCTCGACGACGTCGTCGTCGTCCAGTCCGGCAAGGCGACCTTCGTGGCCCGTCGCGATCATCTCGACCAGCTCAAGGCCCTGGTCGAGAGCCTGGACGGGCGCGGCTACGGGGCGTATCTCTGA
- a CDS encoding SDR family oxidoreductase, which yields MSLLIVGCGYLGCRVAAEWTGRGETVFGTTRSAEGAAGLAALGVRPVVADVLDVPSLASLPAVDRVLFCVGYDRNAGPSKRSVYVDGLRNVLERLPASVARLVYVSSTSVFGNVDGGWVDEQTPAEPITEAGRICLDAERALTAWSRESGVSTVILRCSGLYGPERIIRRTLIARGEPIPGDPDRTLSLIHVEDAARAATSALDAASPGPLYLVSDDRPVPRREYYHAVAAHLNAPEPTFIPPEPGSPEAARDVVDRKVSNRLMRTELKVSLKYPDVTTGVPAALDASG from the coding sequence ATGAGCCTCTTGATCGTCGGATGCGGCTACCTGGGCTGTCGGGTCGCGGCCGAATGGACGGGCCGAGGCGAAACGGTCTTCGGCACGACCCGCTCGGCCGAAGGGGCCGCGGGCCTCGCCGCGCTCGGCGTCCGCCCGGTCGTCGCCGACGTGCTCGACGTACCCTCGCTGGCTTCCCTGCCCGCCGTCGACCGCGTCCTCTTCTGCGTCGGCTACGACCGCAACGCCGGCCCGTCCAAGCGTTCGGTGTACGTCGACGGCCTGCGGAACGTCCTCGAACGGCTGCCGGCGAGCGTCGCGCGGCTGGTCTACGTCAGCTCGACGAGCGTCTTCGGCAACGTCGACGGCGGCTGGGTCGACGAGCAGACGCCGGCCGAGCCGATCACCGAGGCCGGCCGCATCTGCCTCGATGCCGAGCGTGCCCTGACGGCCTGGAGCCGCGAGTCGGGCGTCTCGACGGTCATTCTCCGCTGCTCGGGCCTCTACGGACCCGAACGGATCATCCGTCGCACCCTGATCGCACGCGGCGAGCCGATCCCCGGCGACCCCGACCGGACCCTCAGCCTGATCCACGTCGAGGACGCCGCCCGCGCCGCGACCTCCGCCCTCGACGCAGCCTCGCCCGGCCCCCTCTACCTCGTCAGCGACGACCGCCCGGTCCCCCGTCGCGAATATTACCACGCCGTCGCCGCCCACCTGAACGCCCCGGAGCCCACCTTCATCCCCCCCGAACCGGGCTCCCCCGAGGCCGCCCGCGACGTCGTCGACCGCAAGGTCTCGAACCGCCTGATGAGGACCGAACTGAAGGTCTCGCTGAAGTATCCCGACGTCACCACGGGCGTCCCGGCCGCTCTCGACGCCTCGGGATGA
- a CDS encoding thioredoxin family protein, giving the protein MNLRSRGRAGAWGLRLALLATLAIGPSARSQESAAPRAVVAGSVLDEAGKPVAGAVVSAMRPGSSSETTTMTTEADGAFRLPVFLAPSGWIFANLLAAEGDRLGTLSVRSDPRDATPLAITLRPARPLEVRVVDSAGASVEDADVYFMVGFNRLAAGSTDADGRWTGRVPADPQGWAVYALKPKVGFDYAQAERARGSADPPHPLPDRLTLTLDGVRPPLRIKAVDHRGKPLPGVRTGPWLISKPGRESRLNGIDEVFVATDVGGVAVIDWLPAKLDGSILILGRADGHFLPNHSVQIPADEPTEEVTLEFLPMERLSGRVLTADGRPAAGAIVAVDGQGVWLNGFNGRALADADGRYDLKVHAEHAYVVRATLGDGLASPHRSPVVVRAGEPVEGVDLVLGPATRVTGRVTVGEDAAPAPGTYVSAHFDAGGIPDELKRERLRAGFGLSMNIGAKADAQGRYTLWLGPGEYRLDGPARVEPVKLTIPDQAPPAELVRDFHMPREERAQLTVTVVDEAGKPVADAVVDGAYRAMTGHFSQVKTDAGGAVRVNRYLDPLVLHAATPDRALAGVVRLDAEMGEAKIVLKPTATASGRLTDPGASPVARRTFRYGVRVVNSADRNGPFSWYFGGPGTTDAEGRFELRGLVVGERYELNVATEGGRSYTAKAKVTPTTPTSLALGDVVIDMTPPRPYVPPTPAEKAERSFAGKMEKSPQEIVTGLIAEARREYTRPMLLVGPPKDPANIELFRLFDVNSSDEEWHDGKNPRKTPGDLRWEFELTSLDDSRDDVKAFAKELGAAGDGPQLAALDVDGKLAATYPLRTADGKLDPGPLTAFLQEHRPPTRDAETMLSRALAEAEAKDRRVFLIFSASWCGPCRMLARFLDAHKDELSPHYVVVKLDVSRDDHIPALRDRYQGKDAVNGVPWYVILDAAGAPLATSSREADSDDLGASTNIGFPSEQPGIDHLMGMLQRTAPRLSADVLNGLRRDLEKKP; this is encoded by the coding sequence ATGAACTTGCGATCGAGGGGTCGAGCGGGAGCCTGGGGCCTGAGACTGGCGTTGCTCGCCACGCTCGCGATCGGGCCGTCGGCCCGGTCTCAAGAATCGGCGGCCCCCCGGGCCGTGGTAGCCGGCTCGGTCCTCGACGAGGCCGGCAAGCCTGTCGCCGGCGCCGTCGTGTCGGCCATGCGTCCGGGATCGTCGTCCGAAACGACGACGATGACGACCGAAGCGGACGGCGCCTTCCGACTGCCCGTCTTTTTGGCCCCCAGCGGCTGGATCTTCGCGAACCTGCTGGCGGCCGAGGGCGACCGCCTGGGGACGCTCTCCGTGCGGAGCGATCCCCGCGACGCGACGCCCCTGGCGATCACGCTGAGGCCCGCCCGTCCCCTGGAGGTCCGCGTCGTCGACTCCGCCGGGGCGTCCGTGGAGGACGCCGATGTCTATTTCATGGTCGGCTTCAACCGACTGGCCGCCGGGAGTACGGACGCCGACGGCCGATGGACGGGCCGCGTCCCCGCCGATCCCCAGGGGTGGGCCGTCTACGCCCTCAAGCCGAAGGTCGGTTTCGACTACGCCCAGGCCGAGCGGGCCCGGGGCTCGGCCGACCCGCCCCACCCCCTGCCCGACCGGCTGACCCTGACGCTCGACGGCGTCCGGCCGCCCTTGCGGATCAAGGCCGTCGACCACCGGGGCAAGCCGCTCCCGGGGGTGAGGACCGGCCCCTGGCTGATCTCCAAGCCCGGCCGCGAGAGCCGACTGAACGGGATCGACGAGGTCTTCGTCGCGACCGACGTCGGGGGCGTGGCCGTGATCGACTGGCTGCCGGCGAAGCTGGACGGGTCGATCCTGATCCTGGGGAGGGCCGACGGGCACTTCCTGCCGAACCACTCCGTCCAGATCCCCGCCGACGAGCCGACCGAAGAGGTGACGCTCGAGTTCCTGCCCATGGAACGGCTCTCCGGCCGGGTCCTCACGGCCGACGGCCGGCCCGCCGCCGGCGCGATCGTCGCGGTCGACGGCCAGGGCGTCTGGCTCAACGGCTTCAACGGCCGGGCCCTCGCCGACGCCGACGGCCGGTACGACCTGAAGGTCCACGCCGAGCACGCCTACGTCGTCCGGGCGACGCTCGGCGACGGCCTGGCCTCGCCCCACCGGTCGCCCGTGGTCGTCCGCGCGGGCGAGCCGGTGGAAGGCGTCGACCTCGTCCTCGGGCCGGCGACGCGCGTGACCGGCCGCGTGACGGTCGGCGAGGATGCCGCCCCCGCTCCGGGGACCTACGTCTCGGCCCATTTCGACGCGGGCGGGATTCCCGACGAGTTGAAGCGTGAACGTCTGCGCGCCGGATTCGGCCTGAGCATGAATATCGGCGCGAAGGCCGACGCCCAGGGCCGCTACACGCTCTGGCTCGGGCCGGGGGAGTACCGGCTCGACGGCCCCGCCCGGGTCGAACCCGTGAAGCTGACGATCCCGGACCAGGCCCCGCCCGCCGAGCTGGTCCGCGACTTCCACATGCCGCGCGAAGAACGGGCTCAGCTCACGGTGACCGTCGTGGACGAGGCCGGGAAGCCGGTCGCCGACGCCGTCGTCGACGGGGCTTACCGTGCGATGACCGGGCATTTCAGCCAGGTCAAGACCGACGCGGGCGGCGCAGTCCGCGTCAATCGCTATCTCGACCCGCTGGTCCTCCACGCCGCGACGCCCGACCGGGCCCTGGCCGGGGTCGTTCGCCTCGACGCCGAGATGGGGGAGGCGAAGATCGTCCTGAAGCCGACCGCGACGGCGTCCGGCCGTCTCACCGACCCGGGGGCGTCGCCGGTTGCGAGGCGAACTTTCCGCTACGGCGTTCGGGTCGTCAACAGCGCCGACCGCAACGGCCCCTTCTCATGGTACTTCGGCGGCCCTGGGACGACCGATGCGGAAGGCCGTTTCGAGCTCCGCGGGCTCGTCGTCGGCGAGAGATACGAGTTGAACGTCGCCACGGAAGGTGGGAGGAGCTATACGGCCAAGGCCAAGGTGACGCCGACTACGCCGACGTCGCTCGCGCTGGGCGACGTCGTCATCGACATGACGCCTCCCAGGCCCTATGTTCCGCCGACGCCGGCGGAGAAGGCGGAGCGGTCGTTCGCCGGCAAGATGGAGAAGTCGCCGCAGGAGATCGTGACCGGCCTGATCGCCGAGGCCAGGCGCGAGTACACCCGCCCGATGCTCCTCGTGGGTCCGCCGAAGGACCCAGCGAACATCGAGCTCTTCCGCCTGTTCGACGTGAACTCTTCGGATGAGGAGTGGCACGACGGCAAGAATCCGAGGAAGACGCCCGGCGACCTGCGCTGGGAATTCGAACTGACGTCCCTCGACGACTCGCGCGACGACGTGAAAGCGTTCGCGAAGGAACTGGGCGCGGCAGGGGACGGGCCGCAGCTGGCCGCTCTGGACGTCGACGGCAAGCTCGCGGCGACGTATCCCCTTCGCACGGCCGACGGCAAGCTCGACCCAGGCCCGCTGACGGCGTTCCTGCAGGAGCACCGGCCGCCGACCCGCGACGCCGAGACCATGCTTTCCAGGGCGCTGGCGGAGGCCGAGGCCAAAGATCGGCGCGTCTTCCTGATCTTCTCGGCCTCGTGGTGCGGACCTTGTCGAATGCTGGCGCGGTTCCTGGACGCCCACAAGGACGAACTCTCCCCCCACTACGTCGTCGTCAAGCTGGACGTGAGCCGTGACGACCACATCCCGGCCCTCCGCGATCGCTACCAGGGCAAAGACGCCGTGAACGGCGTCCCCTGGTACGTCATCCTCGACGCCGCTGGGGCACCGCTCGCCACATCGAGCCGCGAAGCGGATTCCGACGACCTCGGAGCCTCCACCAACATCGGCTTCCCGTCCGAGCAGCCCGGAATCGACCACCTCATGGGCATGCTCCAGAGGACCGCCCCGCGACTCTCCGCCGACGTCCTGAACGGCCTGCGACGGGACCTGGAGAAGAAACCGTGA